The following is a genomic window from Micromonospora cathayae.
CGCCCTCGAGGACCGGTTCGGCGCACGGCTGGGCGTCCACGCCGTCGACACCGGTTCCGGCGCGACGGTCGGGCACCGGGCCGACGAGCGTTTCGCGTACGCCTCCACGTTCAAGGCCCTGCTCGCCGGAGCCCTGCTGGACGCCACCACGACCGCCGAGCTCGACCGCGTGGTCCGGTACACCCGGGCCGACCTGGTGGCGCACTCGCCGGTCACCGGGCGGCACGTGGCGGACGGGATGTCGCTGCGGGACCTCGCCGACGCGGCGGTGCGCTACAGCGACAACACCGCCGCCAACCTGCTGCTGAAGCAGCTCGGCGGACCGGCCGGCTTCGCGGGGCACCTGCGGGCCATCGGTGACACGACGACGAAGCCGGCCCGGACGGAGACCGACCTGAACGAGGCCACCCCCAGTGACGAGCGGGACACCAGCACCCCCCGGGCGCTCGCCACCGACCTGCGGGCGTACGTGCTCGGTGACGCGCTCGACGCCGGGGACCGGGCGGTGCTGACCGGTTGGCTCCGGGGCAACACCACCGGCGACAAGCTGATCCGGGCCGGCGTCCCGGCCGGCTGGACGGTCGGCGACAAGACCGGCTCGGGCGGCTACGGCACCCGCAACGACATCGCCGTGCTCTGGCCGCCCGACGGCGCGCCCATCGTGCTGGCGGTCATGTCGAGCCGGGACGCCAAGGACGCGAAGCACGACGACGCCCTGATCGCAGCGGCGGCGCAGGTCACCGTGGCCGCCCTCCGCCGCTGACGGGGCCGACGGGGTCCCTCCCCGGTGACGGTCAGCGGAGAGAACTCCTCCTCCGTCAGGCCCTCGTAGCCGGCCACCCGGTGGCCTGGGCCACATCAGCGCATCAACCACAACCGGGGGATCAGCCGGCGCGGTCAGTCGACGGACGGGCCGGGCACCGGGCGGTCGGCGAAGGAGGCCACCGTCCGGTCGGCGTACGCGCTGACGTCCCCGGTCTCCATCGGGCCGTCCCAGGTGGTCGGCAGGGGCACCGGGACGGCCGGGTTCACCCGCCGCACCACCTCGTCGAGGACGGTCTCCGCGTCGCCGACCCAGAGGTGTTTCGCCCCGGGCACCCCGACCACCTCGGCCTGCGGCACCGCCGCGAACCGTTCCCGGGCCTCGTCCGGGCGCAGGTAGTCGTCGAACTCGGGGACCAGCGCGGTGAGCGGCTTGCCGTTGCGCGCCCAGACCGCCAGGTCGTCGGGGTTGGAGTAGCGCAGTGGCGGGGACAGCAGGATGGCCCCGGCGACGGCCGGGTCGCAGCCGTACCTCAGGGTCAGGTCGGTGCCGAAGGACCAGCCGAGCAGCCAGATGTCCGGCAGTTCGGCGAACTCGGCGTACTCGATGGCGGCGGCGACGTCGTACCGCTCGCCGACCGCGTTGTCGAACTCCCCGCCGCTGGTGCCCCGCACGCTGCTGGTGCCCCGGGTGTTGAACCGCAGCACCGCCAGGTCGGCCAGGGCCGGCAGCCGCCAGGCCGCCTTGCGGAGCACGTGGCTGTCCATCATCCCGCCGTGCGTGGGCAGCGGGTGCAGGCAGACCAGCGTGGCGACCGGCTCCCGGTCGAGCGGGCGGGCCAGCTCACCCACCAGGGTCAGACCGTCGGCGGTGTGCAGTTCGATGTCCTCGCGGCGACCGGGCAGGATCGAGGAGGCACGGATCGGGGTGCTCACCCCTCCAGTGTCCCGCCTGACCGGCCGGTACGCCGGCTCGGCCCGGCACAAGGGTGACGCAGATCGCCGCCGGCACCGCACCAGCCCGAGCCGGCACCGCGGGTCGCCGCCGGGCACCGCCCCCGAGCGGGGTCAGCCGTGTCGGGGGGCGCCGCGCCCGCGCTGTACCACCGGCCCCCGTCGGTCCCGGGCCCGCCAGCAGCCGTTGTGCCAGTGCCGGCGGTCGGTCAGGTCGCCCCGCCCGTCCGCCGGCCAGGCCACCAGGTGCGGCACCCCGGGGCGGATCTCCTGGTCGCAGCCGGGGCAGCGGTACGTCTTGGCCGACGCTCCCCCGCTGATGCCGCGTACCTGCCACTCGCCGTCCCGCCACTGCTCGACCGTGGGCAGGCCGTACCGGGACCGGTCCGGGTCGAACTGGGCGGGCTCATCGCGGCGGGGTCGGTTGCGACGGGGGCTCACGCTTTCCAGCGTACGGGCGGGCGGCCGTCACCAGCTCGACGGCTCGGCCAGGTCCGGCGCGAGCCGCACCCCGGCCAGGACGGTCGCCGCGTCGTCCTCGGTGAACCCCTGGTACCCCGCGCCAAACCGGGCCGTCAGGTGTCCCCCGGGGACGTCCAGCAGCCTCAGCTCGCCGCCCCCGGCCAGGGCGGGACGCCCGTCGACGGTCCGGTTCCCCCGGCTCCGGTGCCCCGGGAAGTCCCGGAGGTGTTCGAGACGGATCTCCAGCCTGCCCCCGCCGGGACGGGTGACCACGACGGACGTGTCCAGCGCGTCCGGGAACCCGATCGCGTTGACCAGGCAGCCGGCCACGGTGGCACCGGCCGGCAGCGCGGTCAGCCGCAGCGGTGTCGCGCACCGGACCACCGCGTCGAGGCGTACCGCGTCGACGGTCTGCCGCAGCGCGCGGTCGTCGGGCCCGACGGTCAGCACCCGGGCGTACAGGCCGGGCACCGGCTGCCAGCGCCGCACCCAGCCGGGGTCACCGCCCGGCCCGGCCGGCGGCAGCCGCACCACCTCGCCGTCGAAGTCCGCCCCGGTCACCGGGGCGGCGTCGTAGATCATCCCGTCGTGGAACGACTCCTCCACGTCGGCGGGGGTACGGCCCAGGTCGAAGACGGCCTGCCGCCCGCCGTCGAGGGTCAGCCGGGCGCTCTCCACCCCGAGGCCGGACCGCCAGCCGAGGTAGCGGGCCCGGCTGGAGTCGACGCCGAAGTGCAGCACCGTCGGGTCGGTACCGACCAGATCGGGCCGGGCGCTCGCGCCGGACGACCCCACCACCGGGGGCGGGGCGACCGTGGGGGCGGCCGGGCCGGCACCCGGCCACCGCAACGCCGGCAACCCGGCGGGGAGTACGCCGGGGCCGAGCAGCGCCACCAGGGCCAGGGCGGCGACCCCCACGGCGGTAAGCCGCCGACGGCGCTGCCGGCCCCGGGCCACTGCCCCGCTGGTGAGGCGGGCGACGTCGACCGGGGTGTCGGCGTGCTCCCGCAGTACCCGGGTGATCCGTTCGTCGAGATCGGTCATGGCCGGCTCCCGTTGGTGGAGGGGACGCCGTAACGCGCCCGCAGGTGGGTGAGCGCCCGCATGGCGTGGGTGCGGACGGTGACCGGGGAGCAGTCCAGGATCTGCGCGATGGTCGCGTCGTCGAGGTCCTCGTAGTAGCGCAGCACCAGCACCGCGCGTTGGCGGTCGGGCAGGGCCTGGACCAGCCGCCACATCTCGTCCCGTTCGGCCGTCTCGGTCCCGAGGTCACCGGGGTACGGCCGGTCGGCGAAGCCGGCCACCGCCAGTTCCCGGCTGGACCGTCGACGCCACCAGGACGTGTTGGCGTTGACCAGCATCCGCCGGACGTAGACGTCGGGCCGGTCGGTCCGGGCGATCCGCCGCCAGCGCAGGTACGCCCGGGACAGCACGTCCTGGGTGAGGTCCTCGGCCCGGTGCTCGTCCCCGGTCAGCAGCCGGGCCAGCCGGACCAGTGCCGGCCCGCGGCTGCTGACGTACTCCTCGAAGGTCACGTCCTCCAGACGAGGTCGGGGGCGGCGGCTGTTGACGACCTCAGCGGGTGGTGTGGTCGCGGAAGCCCCGGCCGGTACGGCGGCCGAGGTGGCCGGCGGTGACCAGTTGCTCCAGCAGCGGCGCGGGCGCCAGGCCCGGTTCCCGCGACTCGCGGTACAGCTGGCGCTGGATGGTCGACGCGACGTCCAGCCCGACCGTGTCGAGCAGCTCGAACGGGCCGGTCGGGTAGGCACAGCCCAGCTTCATCGCGTGGTCGATGCCGTCCACGGTCGAGTAGCTCGCCTCCAGCATCTTCACCGCGTCGTTGAGGTACGGGAAGATCAGCGCGTCAACCAGGAGCCCGGCGCGGTCACCGCAGACCACGCCGGTGTGGCCGAGCCGGGCGACGACCGCGCGGGCGGTGGCGACGGCCTCCGGCGCGGTGCGGACGGTCCGGACGATCTCCACCAGCGGCACCGCCGGGGCCGGGTGGAAGAAGTGCAGCCCGACCACGTCGGCCGGGCGCTGGGTGGCCATCGCCAGCTCGATCACCGGCAGGGACGAGCTGGTGGTCGCGAGCAGCACGCCGGGCTTGCAGATCCCGTCCAGGTCGGCGAGGAGCGCCTGCTTGACGGTCAGGTCCCCGGCCACCGCCTCGACCACCAGATCCACGTCGGCGAGCTGGTCGAGCGCGGTCGCCCAGGTGATCCGGCCGAGCGCGGCGTCCCGGTCCGTCCCGGTGAGCGGGCCGGCCGCCACAGCCGCGTCGAGCGAGGCGGCCAGCGCCTCCGGCCCCCCGGTGGACGGTTCCGCGCCGGGCGTGACGGCGACGACCTGGTAGCCGGCCCGGGCGAAGACCTCGACGATGCCGGTGGCCAGCGGGCCGGAGCCGACCACACCGACCGTGGCGACGGCCAGTCCGCCGTCGGTGTCCACCGGGCCGGTCGCCACCGGCGTCCGGTCGTCCGGGACGACCTTGCCCGAGCCGGGCCGTTCGTAGGTGTAGAAGCCCCGGCCGGACTTGCGGCCGAGCAGCCCGGCGGTGACCATCTGCCGGATCAGCGGCACCGGCGCGTGCCGGCGGTTCCGGCCGCCCCGGCGGTACATCGTGTCGAGGATCTCGTACGCGGTGTCCATGCCGATCAGGTCCAGCAGCGTCAGCGGACCCATCGGCAGGCCACCGCCGAGCTTCATCGCCGTGTCGATGTCCTCCCGGCTGGCGTAGCCCGACTCCAGCATCTCGACGGCCTGGTTGAGGTAGCCGAAGAGCAGCGCGTTGGCGATGAAGCCGGCCCGGTCACCGATGGTCACGGCGACCTTGCCGAGCCGGGCGCACAGGGCCTCCACGTCGGCCACCACCTCGGGCGCGGTGACCACCGTCCGGATCACCTCGACCAGCTTCATGACCGGGGCCGGGTTGAAGAAGTGGATGCCGACCACCTGGCCGGGCCGCCGGGTGGCGACCGAGATC
Proteins encoded in this region:
- the bla gene encoding class A beta-lactamase translates to MRQMTRARLAAVATVVAGLLSVTACAADGTSERTRPSPTGTAGSAPDDTAGPPSAGGSGPAPTTDPGFAALEDRFGARLGVHAVDTGSGATVGHRADERFAYASTFKALLAGALLDATTTAELDRVVRYTRADLVAHSPVTGRHVADGMSLRDLADAAVRYSDNTAANLLLKQLGGPAGFAGHLRAIGDTTTKPARTETDLNEATPSDERDTSTPRALATDLRAYVLGDALDAGDRAVLTGWLRGNTTGDKLIRAGVPAGWTVGDKTGSGGYGTRNDIAVLWPPDGAPIVLAVMSSRDAKDAKHDDALIAAAAQVTVAALRR
- a CDS encoding alpha/beta hydrolase → MSTPIRASSILPGRREDIELHTADGLTLVGELARPLDREPVATLVCLHPLPTHGGMMDSHVLRKAAWRLPALADLAVLRFNTRGTSSVRGTSGGEFDNAVGERYDVAAAIEYAEFAELPDIWLLGWSFGTDLTLRYGCDPAVAGAILLSPPLRYSNPDDLAVWARNGKPLTALVPEFDDYLRPDEARERFAAVPQAEVVGVPGAKHLWVGDAETVLDEVVRRVNPAVPVPLPTTWDGPMETGDVSAYADRTVASFADRPVPGPSVD
- a CDS encoding 3-hydroxyacyl-CoA dehydrogenase family protein; its protein translation is MAREFTSVGVVGLGTMGAGIVEVFARNGVDVVAVEITADALERGRRTLTGSTDRAVARGKLAPADRDALLERVHFAVGLDALHTVDLVIEAVPERLDLKRRLFADLDRICRPDAILATNTSSLSVTEISVATRRPGQVVGIHFFNPAPVMKLVEVIRTVVTAPEVVADVEALCARLGKVAVTIGDRAGFIANALLFGYLNQAVEMLESGYASREDIDTAMKLGGGLPMGPLTLLDLIGMDTAYEILDTMYRRGGRNRRHAPVPLIRQMVTAGLLGRKSGRGFYTYERPGSGKVVPDDRTPVATGPVDTDGGLAVATVGVVGSGPLATGIVEVFARAGYQVVAVTPGAEPSTGGPEALAASLDAAVAAGPLTGTDRDAALGRITWATALDQLADVDLVVEAVAGDLTVKQALLADLDGICKPGVLLATTSSSLPVIELAMATQRPADVVGLHFFHPAPAVPLVEIVRTVRTAPEAVATARAVVARLGHTGVVCGDRAGLLVDALIFPYLNDAVKMLEASYSTVDGIDHAMKLGCAYPTGPFELLDTVGLDVASTIQRQLYRESREPGLAPAPLLEQLVTAGHLGRRTGRGFRDHTTR
- a CDS encoding SigE family RNA polymerase sigma factor; the encoded protein is MTFEEYVSSRGPALVRLARLLTGDEHRAEDLTQDVLSRAYLRWRRIARTDRPDVYVRRMLVNANTSWWRRRSSRELAVAGFADRPYPGDLGTETAERDEMWRLVQALPDRQRAVLVLRYYEDLDDATIAQILDCSPVTVRTHAMRALTHLRARYGVPSTNGSRP